AGATTTTTTTCCCCTTCCAAACATTAACTGGGTAAATGCAGAATTTTCAAAGCTAGAGAAATCAGGCTGAGGAACGTTAAGAACCCAATTGTATCTAGCATGGTTGTCACTAGCGGCCCGCTAACTAAAGCCGGATCTAGCTTCAGCCGCTTCAAAGCCATTGGCAGCAAAGTACCGAGAGTTACAGCTACAATCGTGTTAGTTGCCATTACCATTCCCGCAACTAAAGCTACCCATCGCTCTTGAGGGCGTGCCCAAATCAAGGAAAGTCCAATCATTGTCATTGATAAGGCCAAGGCTGTGCCCAAGCCAGCACACAATTCTTTGCGGAGAATTTTCAGCGTATCTTTGGGTGTCACCTCACCTACACCCAAGCCTCGAATTGTGACCGTTAATGCCTGAATTCCCACTGTCCCACCAGTGTTAGAAAAAATTGGCATAATCACTGCCAGAACGGGCACAGCGGCAATTACTGATTGGAAAGGGGCGATCGCACTGGCTGCACCAATATACAAAGCCATGATGCCTAACAACCAAGGTAAGCGCTTGCGAATCGTAACTTGGGGAGGCGACAAAGCTGCTTCGTCACCGCTGACGCCGGCTAATTTTTGAATGTCTTCTGTGGCTTCTTCTTGCAAAATATCCATGACATCATCAATGGTGATAATGCCGACCAATCGGTCTTCTCGGTCAACCACAGGTATAGCGATTAAGTCATAGCGTTGCATGATTTGGGCGACTTCTTCTTGGGGAGTTTCGGTTCGCACTTTGATCACGCGATCGCTGGCAATATCTCTGATTAAGACATCAGGAAAGGTAAAAAGCAACTGACGCAGTGAAACAACTCTTACCAGTGTACGGTTGTCATCTGTTACGTAGGCATAGTATATACTTTCCTTATCTTCGTCCTGGCGGCGGATTTTACTGAGTGCTTCTCCTACAGTTAAGCCTTCGCGCAACCGTACATACTCTGTTGTCATTACCCGCCCAGCGGTGGCTTCTGGATAGCCGAGAATAGTGGCTGTTGCTTGCCTTTGTTCTGGACTGAGTTGTTGCAATAGCCGTTTGATCACCCCTGCGGGTAACTCGTCAAACAATTCTGCCCGTTCATCAGGACTCATTGCCTCTACAAGTTGCACCACCTGCACATCATGCAGAGAATTGATCAATTCTTCTTGTACTTCTGTTGGCAGATATTCAAAGACATCAATTGCCTGACCTTTGTTGAGTAGGCGAAATGCGATCGCCCGCTGTTGTTCAGGCAATTGTGTGATGTACTCTCCTACATCTACAGGTTGTAAACGGTTTAAATCCCATTTCAGCTGGTTTAAATCCGTAGCTTCAATGAGCGAGTTGCGAATATCCTGTGTGAGCATGATACCTCCTAAAGTCTCCCCCGCGCTGGGAGACTGCCTCGCCAGCTTAGAGGAGGATAATACTGCCATCTTGTGGACTTTTGTCCATAAAATCTCAACGCAACAACTTAGTATTGATATGCAATCAAGGTTCTTCCTAGTCAGAAAGCTGACTCGGAATGTCGTCATCTAATTATAGATGCTGACTAATAGTATGCATAATTTGTGGCCTTATCCACAAGCACACTATTGATGATCTTGATTGTATTTGAAGTTAGTGTAAATTTTACTACTCTTGCCAGCTATGTCAAGCTGATCTCAGGATTTCCTGGCAACCTTTACAGAGATAAAATATTTACAAGCTAATCAGTAGCCTTGGTTTGAAGAGGAAAGGGTATTGCGATCGCGCGATTCGACTGCAAGAAAAACGGGATGATGTGCGATCGTAGATCACTTTATTTTACAATTCAGGGCTTGGTATGCAATTTGACAGAGGATTAACTAAATAACTATATACCCCGCCTTGAGGACATTCAACAACGCCTGTGCCAAATCTTCCAATTGGATAAGGAATAGCTGACAAATGCGTTCTTGCAATTCAGGCTCGACTGTACTAATTCGCTGATTAAGCAGATACATAATTACTCTCCTTGTTATCATCCTTTTTGTATTCTTTCCTTTATGCAGTTGGTGACGATTTACATCGAACCCTCGGTTGACCCGCATTCTACTAATGTGTTAGTATTTATGTACTAACAAATTTTACACCTAAAAATTCTTTCATAAAAGCAGCAATAATATAACTATATAAATGTTGTGTCGAATTAAGGTTTGGAGTAACTTGATAATCAGCGGAGGAATTGCATGAATCAACTACTGGAGATGCCAACGCTGTATGATCGTTTGTCAAAAATGGGCTTTCCTCAAAAATTCATCCAAGAGAAAGCATTGCCTGAGTGGTGGAATAGTGAACTGGAAAAAAATCCTGTTGCTGTGATGGAAGCCGCAGGTTATATTTCTAAGCGCTTAGGGTTGGACGTGTCATCAGTACTCAACCCTAACGTTGCCATAGAGTTTAAAAAGGTCAATAGTCCTAAGTTTAAAAAGAGGCAAAAGACTGAAGAGCAACGCCTGTTAATTGCTCAAGGCTTGGCAACACGGGTAGCTGAAATGGCTGCATATGCCACCAAGTCCCCTTTTAAAGGAGTTGTCGCAGATGCATCCGAAATTCGTAAAATAATTCTCAACAATAATCCTTGGGTAGACCTTGAAAGTCTTGTTAGCTTTTGTTGGTCTTGTGGGATTCCAGTTATACACTTTTCTAACTTCCCTCCAAACACACCTAAAATGGACGGGATGGTAGCCCATTTAAACAATCGCCCAATAATTGTAATTAGTTCTGGTCGAACCTATTCTGCTTATTTAGTTTTTATAATTGCCCATGAACTTGGGCATATTACTTGTGGTCATGTTCAGGATGGAGTGCTAGTTGACGAAAATATCACTGAGGAGATTCAAGACAACGAAGAGCATGAAGCTAATAATTTTGCTGTAAAGTTACTATTGGGCAAAGATAATCAGTACGTTTGGGAGAAAATGCCAAGTTCAATAGAGCTTAAACGTGCTGTCAGTAAAATTGGTCATCAAGATAGAGTAGATCCTGGTGTATTAGCATTAAATTATGCTTGGCAAAAAGCAGATTGGGCTATTGGAATGGGTGCATTAAAGATAATTGAACCTCAAGCCAATGCCTGCGTAAAAATCAACAACTATATTAGTGATAACTTAGACTGGGACGAGTTGGACACAGATAGCGAAGAATATCTTAGACTGGTAACAGGAGTGTGATTTTTATGTGAGGAGTTACTCTTTGTTAGTTTATTTTGTTGATAATGATATCATCATAGAACTAGCATCATATAATCTCTTTTGGGATATAATTGGTAGTCAAAAAGATATCAGGGTTCTACCTACTGCTTCAGATTATATTACTGGTAACGCTAAGCTGCGTAGAAAATATAAACAAGAAAGCATAAAACGAGCTAAGCGGATTGCAAGTAGTTGTCGAAAAATTGATGATACGTTAATTGACCAATCGGAATACCAATCCTTAATTGCAATAGAAAAAATTGATGCTGGAGAAGCTCTGATTGTTGCTGCAACAAGAGGTGAGCCTAATTTTTATTTATTGACATGTGATAAAAAGTTTTTGAAAGCTCTATCAAATTCTAATTTAATTCATCTTAAAAATAGGCTCTCTAAAAGAATAATCTGTTTAGAGCAGTTGTTGATAAATTTTATTAATAATAGTGATTTTGATAAAGTACGCCGCAGAATTATTTCATCTGATTTAGATAACCAAAACGTTGCTGAAGCGTTTGCAGATGGGAAGTTGACAAAACAAGAACAAGCCTTAAAAATCCTTGATGAGTGTGTAGAAGAATTACGTAGTATGACGGGTGATTTACTAATAGATAATTTACCAACTTTTACTCAAGGACAAGATTCTGATTCTTCTATTAATTAATAATTAATTACAATTTTTAGTTAATAAATTGAATATACTTATCATCAGAAGGTTATGATGTAAATTTTTCGCTGATTTTGAATGATTGAGAAACAAGATCCTCAACATATTTAAAAAGTCGGATATCTGAAG
Above is a window of Nostoc sp. UHCC 0702 DNA encoding:
- the mgtE gene encoding magnesium transporter; the encoded protein is MLTQDIRNSLIEATDLNQLKWDLNRLQPVDVGEYITQLPEQQRAIAFRLLNKGQAIDVFEYLPTEVQEELINSLHDVQVVQLVEAMSPDERAELFDELPAGVIKRLLQQLSPEQRQATATILGYPEATAGRVMTTEYVRLREGLTVGEALSKIRRQDEDKESIYYAYVTDDNRTLVRVVSLRQLLFTFPDVLIRDIASDRVIKVRTETPQEEVAQIMQRYDLIAIPVVDREDRLVGIITIDDVMDILQEEATEDIQKLAGVSGDEAALSPPQVTIRKRLPWLLGIMALYIGAASAIAPFQSVIAAVPVLAVIMPIFSNTGGTVGIQALTVTIRGLGVGEVTPKDTLKILRKELCAGLGTALALSMTMIGLSLIWARPQERWVALVAGMVMATNTIVAVTLGTLLPMALKRLKLDPALVSGPLVTTMLDTIGFLTFLSLISLALKILHLPS
- a CDS encoding DUF4351 domain-containing protein gives rise to the protein MYLLNQRISTVEPELQERICQLFLIQLEDLAQALLNVLKAGYIVI
- a CDS encoding ImmA/IrrE family metallo-endopeptidase, coding for MNQLLEMPTLYDRLSKMGFPQKFIQEKALPEWWNSELEKNPVAVMEAAGYISKRLGLDVSSVLNPNVAIEFKKVNSPKFKKRQKTEEQRLLIAQGLATRVAEMAAYATKSPFKGVVADASEIRKIILNNNPWVDLESLVSFCWSCGIPVIHFSNFPPNTPKMDGMVAHLNNRPIIVISSGRTYSAYLVFIIAHELGHITCGHVQDGVLVDENITEEIQDNEEHEANNFAVKLLLGKDNQYVWEKMPSSIELKRAVSKIGHQDRVDPGVLALNYAWQKADWAIGMGALKIIEPQANACVKINNYISDNLDWDELDTDSEEYLRLVTGV